A genomic region of Branchiostoma lanceolatum isolate klBraLanc5 chromosome 4, klBraLanc5.hap2, whole genome shotgun sequence contains the following coding sequences:
- the LOC136433574 gene encoding extracellular tyrosine-protein kinase PKDCC-like: MACGRRLHLTRAITFLLTVLGTAIVVNIALLGSRNDRRLFSDTRPGGDQTMPERLTAHIRDLQNELENKRREIAEYKESMDVLVSARKPVEPKFRRLMDARREKLRVVNTDAPAGANGTVRQDPRYIGCRELEHIKVTGPAGSGYTKVVQKGKYNGVDVAMKSVAMSGHDMRLCLDTGMDHRDCSALANYKIVKEVALLQALAHPNIIKLLGYCFHGGEDGSVTSIMELGGPLDIINLLQASWEDRFRISLGLAQLLAHLNSSPIGPVALHDFKLQQFVLVDGEVKLADLDDADSYAPKCSEDSDCKLEFPGTSFQLSCWQGKCSSWSDKSNLYNAYRYFFVYLLPFEVPEALKPLVDEAMNKTATLQWSSEETAAHLERILGLYQSGAYLHRDGKSDMTGYKKVLQSDVPGVGDFDCLRSLSRGACAVSVFDAQEAASMCDSDAECKGFVLTSRKTWIGRPVAYFKNDVSSPVENSDTILYTKILAPT, encoded by the exons ATGGCGTGCGGTCGCCGACTGCATCTGACTAGGGCCATCACGTTCCTGCTGACGGTATTGGGGACCGCGATCGTCGTAAATATCGCCCTGCTGGGCTCCCGTAATGACCGTCGCCTTTTCTCTGACACCCGGCCGGGTGGCGATCAGACCATGCCGGAGAGGCTTACGGCGCACATCAGGGACCTGCAAAATGAACTGGAGAACAAGAGGAGAGAGATTGCGGAGTACAAGGAGAGTATGGACGTGCTGGTCTCTGCACGCAAGCCCGTGGAGCCCAAATTCCGTCGGCTCATGGACGCTAGGCGAGAGAAGCTCCGGGTTGTCAACACGGACGCGCCCGCCGGGGCCAACGGGACGGTACGACAGGACCCCAGGTATATCGGCTGCAGAGAACTTGAGCACATCAAGGTTACCGGGCCCGCGGGATCTGGGTACACCAAAGTCGTGCAGAAGGGAAAGTACAACGGAGTGGACGTCGCCATGAAATCTGTGGCGATGTCCGGCCACGACATGAGACTTTGTCTGGACACAGGCATGGACCATCGGGACTGCTCTGCGCTGGCCAACTACAAAATCGTCAAAGAAGTCGCCCTTTTACAAGCCCTGGCCCATCCCAATATCATCAAG TTGCTAGGTTACTGTTTCCATGGAGGCGAGGATGGCTCTGTCACTTCTATAATGGAGTTGGGTGGACCTCTGGACATTATCAACCTGCTGCAGGCTTCCTGGGAGGACCGCTTCAGG ATAAGTCTGGGCCTGGCTCAGCTCTTGGCTCACCTGAACTCCTCGCCCATCGGCCCAGTCGCCCTCCATGACTTCAAGCTGCAGCAGTTTGTGCTTGTCGACGGGGAGGTGAAGCTGGCGGACCTGGACGATGCTGACAGTTACGCACCAAAATGTTCCGAAGACTCCGACTGCAAATTGGAATTCCCGGGGACGTCCTTCCAGCTGTCCTGTTGGCAGGGGAAATGTTCGTCATGGAGCGACAAGAGCAACCTGTACAACGCCTACAGATACTTCTTTGTGTACCTGCTTCCTTTCGAAGTACCAGAAGCACTGAAGCCACTTGTGGATGAGGCTATGAATAAGACAG CTACCCTGCAGTGGTCCAGTGAGGAGACTGCTGCTCACCTGGAGAGGATCCTGGGCCTGTATCAGAGTGGGGCCTACCTACACAGGGACGGCAAATCAGACATGACTG GATACAAGAAGGTTCTCCAGTCTGACGTGCCAGGTGTGGGAGACTTTGACTGTCTGAGGTCGTTGTCCCGGGGAGCGTGTGCAGTGTCCGTGTTCGATGCGCAGGAAGCTGCCAGCATGTGTGACAGTGATGCTGAATGTAAGGGCTTTGTCCTCACATCCAGGAAGACTTGGATAG GCCGTCCAGTGGCATACTTCAAGAATGATGTATCATCTCCAGTGGAAAATTCTGACACAATATTGTACACTAAGATCCTTGCTCCCACATAA
- the LOC136433573 gene encoding uncharacterized protein produces MDPAGLNSWSSWSVKMEDEPKPGELGDIGCLSPGAATCLPLTMLQSSQQRFTADINHLVQEVNFPLRQDSDWSGSSHSSSSQLSVESESSIASVEGPDDPRVSSSPRAVHRQRERDRHRSTVVALQEMAGLLPVSEDGHKQTKCRVLQLSIQYIDWLHMELKMAYTDLGIKPCTARVSLKDVCRELGVSPAILTMSPSVLSYDLHMLAKHIEGRCLHKYCSPKLEQDPCEGTSGDINQMAGNMAGPDYQHAVQPSCRDADFHTDTLAGEALKSEASPCRQTENITTPKQSRKRWLSHGEARPRRKTKPKRCCAECLEDTTPRRELGWTVEKGRKLDRSVPFPHARRALFSSEDNSSMETNAPDDDESSDRFSAFFQPEKLCSDPRSSSPQQVVPMNLDKTDSHSVTPALGSSDLHPPDKDSVVPEAEDMPYSKTLVDDYFKISPFGRPSSCPPCYSATMAAPSKTYTPPIWKNLNEQSIFDMSNSSVDTLHDGSFTGQFLTSGDEADKEANQEVPSEDRDEDRGSGTRRRRFSYGRAKNKKKCVNGFIMFCKIVREKQKQRYSGYASTQISTMMGRKWAAMSPAERKPYKDAAYEFSLRNNRNVIVQKSLLHDVFDLAGILGGTSSASTTDSAGLLHASPVSSIVLDACVPVAGYGGRSRENCTTVTTQSDASGDAVELQVT; encoded by the exons ATGGACCCTGCTGGGCTTAACTCCTGGTCATCATGGTCAGTCAAGATGGAAGATGag CCTAAGCCAGGTGAGTTGGGGGATATAGGCTGCCTGTCCCCCGGTGCTGCCACCTGCCTGCCCCTGACCATGCTGCAGAGCTCCCAGCAGAGGTTCACGGCCGACATTAACCACCTGGTGCAGGAGGTGAACTTCCCTCTGCGCCAGGACTCGGACTGGTCCGGCTCCAGTCACAGCTCCAGCTCACAG TTGTCAGTAGAGAGTGAGTCCAGCATAGCCAGTGTGGAGGGTCCAGACGATCCGCGGGTATCGTCTTCTCCAAGAGCAGTGCACAGGCAAAGGGAGAG GGACAGACACCGCAGCACAGTGGTTGCACTGCAGGAGATGGCCGGGCTGCTCCCAGTGTCCGAGGATGGACATAAACAGACCAAG TGCCGTGTGTTGCAGCTGTCTATCCAGTACATTGACTGGCTACACATGGAACTGAAAATGGCCTACACAGACCTGGGAATCAAACCCTGCACCGCCAGGGTCAGTCTGAAGGATGTGTGCAGGGAGCTGGGTGTCTCTCCTGCCATCCTCACCATGTCACCATCAGTGCTCAGCTACGACTTACACATGCTGGCTAAACACATCGAGGGGAGATGCCTTCACAAGTACTGCAGTCCAAAACTGGAGCAGGATCCTTGTGAGGGAACCAGTGGGGACATCAATCAGATGGCAGGCAACATGGCTGGACCCGATTACCAACATGCTGTACAGCCCAGTTGCCGAGATGCTGACTTCCATACTGACACCCTAGCTGGAGAAGCATTAAAGTCTGAAGCAAGTCCTTGCCGCCAAACTGAGAACATTACGACGCCTAAGCAGTCGAGGAAGAGATGGCTGAGCCACGGTGAAGCTAGACCGAGACGGAAGACCAAACCAAAGAGATGCTGTGCTGAATGTCTGGAGGACACTACGCCAAGGAGAGAGCTGGGATGGACGGTGGAGAAGGGAAGAAAGTTGGATAGGAGTGTGCCCTTCCCCCATGCCAGGAGAGCACTCTTCAGTAGTGAAGACAACAGCAGCATGGAGACAAATGCCCCCGACGACGATGAGAGCAGTGACAGGTTTTCTGCCTTCTTCCAGCCTGAGAAGTTGTGCAGTGACCCCCGTAGCTCCTCACCCCAGCAGGTAGTCCCTATGAATCTTGATAAGACTGATTCTCACTCAGTGACACCAGCTCTTGGCTCTTCAGATTTACATCCTCCAGACAAGGACTCTGTTGTCCCTGAGGCAGAAGATATGCCGTACAGCAAGACACTTGTGGATGATTACTTCAAAATTTCACCGTTCGGCCGCCCATCTTCTTGTCCACCGTGCTACTCTGCTACCATGGCAGCTCCCTCCAAGACCTACACTCCACCAATCTGGAAGAATCTGAATGAACAAAGCATTTTTGACATGTCCAACTCCTCAGTGGACACCCTGCATGATGGAAGCTTCACTGGTCAGTTCCTGACATCTGGTGACGAGGCAGACAAAGAAGCAAACCAAGAGGTGCCTTCTGAAGATAGGGACGAAGACAGAGGATCCGGCACCAGGAGGAGGAGGTTCTCCTATGGCAGAgccaagaacaagaagaagtGTGTGAACGGATTCATCATGTTCTGCAAGATAGTTCGAGAGAAGCAGAAACA GAGGTATTCTGGATATGCTTCCACCCAAATCAGCACCATGATGGGGAGGAAGTGGGCTGCCATGTCTCCAGCAGAGAGGAAGCCTTACAA AGATGCTGCTTATGAGTTCAGTCTACGGAACAACAGGAATGTCATTGTGCAGAAGTCCCTGCTACATGATGTTTTTGACTTAGCAGGCATTCTTGGAGGAACATCTTCTGCATCAACAACGGATTCTGCTGGACTGCTTCATGCATCACCCGTGTCAAGTATTGTTTTGGATGCATGTGTCCCTGTGGCTGGGTATGGTGGTAGATCAAGGGAAAATTGTACAACAGTGACAACACAGTCAGATGCATCAGGGGATGCAGTAGAGCTGCAAGTTACATGA